One region of Populus trichocarpa isolate Nisqually-1 chromosome 4, P.trichocarpa_v4.1, whole genome shotgun sequence genomic DNA includes:
- the LOC18097848 gene encoding B3 domain-containing transcription factor VRN1 isoform X1, with product MPRPFFQKLILPGTIREKRLRIPDNFVKKFGHDLLGFARLIVPGGHVSRIGLIKADEKLWFHDGWQQFVERFAIHIGYFLIFQYEGNAIFNVHIFNLPTSEINYHSNSLSGKIYLAFEELEDDDSAASSGIPTTQLIVNKSYNPPALQNLLSGSKLNNCLNWGGEENMHLTKSANVSQVANESARNVFAQYNEHKNSQEEVKLYSPDGETPKLKKRGRKRLKVDPNEQQLSSPNEDDGEMSFRFYESASARKRTVTAEERERAMNAAKAYAPDNPYCRVVLRPSYLYRGCIMYLPSGFAEKNLNGLSGFMKLQLPDGKQWPVRCLYRGGRAKFSQGWYEFTLENNLGEGDVCVFELLKSRDVVLKVTVFRVLEDGGLMNHP from the exons atgcCTAGACCTTTTTTTCAGAAGCTAATTCTCCCTGGCACTATCAGAGAAAAGAGACTG AGGATCCCAGATAATTTTGTCAAGAAATTTGGACATGACTTATTGGGTTTTGCGAGACTCATTGTTCCCGGTGGTCATGTGTCTCGCATAGGATTAATAAAAGCTGATGAAAAATTATGGTTTCATGATGGTTGGCAGCAATTTGTTGAACGCTTCGCTATACACATTGGATACTTTTTGATCTTTCAATATGAAGGGAATGCAATTTTTAATGTTCATATATTCAATTTGCCCACTTCTGAGATAAATTATCACTCCAACTCTCTTAGTGGGAAAATATATCTTGCATTTGAAGAATTGGAAGATGATGACAGTGCTGCAAGCTCAGGCATCCCCACCACACAACTGATAGTCAACAAAAGTTACAATCCTCCTGCCTTGCAGAATTTGCTCAGTGGATCTAAACTTAATAATTGCTTAAATTGGGGTGGTGAAGAGAATATGCACTTAACAAAGAGTGCTAATGTTTCACAAGTGGCCAATGAATCGGCACGAAATGTATTTGCTCAATACAACGAGCATAAGAATTCTCAAGAAGAAGTGAAACTCTACAGCCCAGATGGAGAAAcaccaaaactgaaaaaacgTGGAAGGAAAAGGCTGAAAGTTGATCCCA ATGAGCAGCAGCTGTCATCTCCAAACGAAGATGATGGTGAAATGAGCTTTAGATTTTATGAAAGTGCTTCTGCAAGAAAGAGAACTGTCACTGCTGAGGAACGAGAAAGAGCAATGAATGCAGCTAAAGCATATGCACCTGATAATCCTTATTGTAGGGTTGTCCTACGACCATCATACTTATACAGGGGTTGCATTATG taTTTGCCATCTGGCTTTGCAGAGAAGAATCTAAATGGACTTTCGGGGTTTATGAAACTTCAGTTACCTGATGGGAAACAGTGGCCAGTTCGTTGCCTTTACAGAGGAGGCAGAGCTAAATTTAGCCAGGGATGGTATGAATTCacgttggaaaataatttaggGGAAGGTGATGTGTGTGTCTTCGAGCTGCTGAAATCCAGGGATGTCGTGCTGAAAGTTACAGTATTCCGAGTTCTCGAAGATGGTGGACTTATGAACCATCCTTAA
- the LOC18097849 gene encoding B3 domain-containing transcription factor VRN1 isoform X2 yields MSQAAVKPDGSDSPARKSCMFYKLMVASILQDKKLIPKKFVNKYGDELSSVATLTVPCGRICLVELQKVNGKLWFHKGWHEFVECYSIRVGYFLVFIYEGKSNFNVHMFDLTVSEIKNPCNSLSQLQESSHDNPCLLPNEKDDGLEKVLGFRPPSPNLLSSITSKNCNEYIHCNWIQSTSTASLEKPHVRTDVYNMRENFQSSRDIGTQFNGMELTSTEDGAGSVIPGITRKTRGRKRMSENSIQNVKLKSTHVRNTSETLTRRRRAVTPEEKERTIRAAHMFRSDNPFFRVILRPSYVYRGFLLHIPSSFARTFLNTVTGFVTLQVSDGKQWPVRCSFKDGKAKLGQGWTEFVWENNLEEGDVCIFELIHAKEIVLKVAVFRVLEDAAPTGQLSN; encoded by the exons ATGTCACAAGCAGCAGTAAAGCCAGACGGGTCTGATTCTCCGGCAAGAAAATCTTGCATGTTTTACAAGTTGATGGTTGCTTCCATTCTCCAAGACAAAAAGCTG ATACCAAAAAAGTTTGTCAACAAATATGGAGATGAACTTTCTTCCGTTGCCACACTTACTGTTCCCTGTGGTCGTATCTGTCTAGTGGAATTGCAAAAAGTTAACGGCAAGTTATGGTTTCACAAGGGTTGGCATGAATTTGTAGAATGCTACTCCATTCGTGTTGGGTATTTCTTGGTCTTCATATATGAAGGAAAATCAAACTTCAATGTTCATATGTTTGATTTGACGGTTTCAGAGATAAAGAATCCATGTAATTCTCTTAGTCAGTTGCAAGAATCCAGCCATGACAATCCATGTCTATTACCCAATGAGAAAGATGATGGCCTTGAAAAAGTCTTGGGTTTCAGACCTCCATCTCCTAATCTCCTTTCCTCGATAACAAGCAAAAATTGTAATGAATATATCCATTGCAACTGGATTCAATCTACTTCCACTGCTAGTCTAGAGAAGCCACATGTAAGAACAGATGTATACAATATGAGAGAAAACTTTCAATCTTCTCGAGACATAGGTACACAGTTTAATGGGATGGAGCTTACAAGTACCGAGGATGGAGCTGGTTCCGTTATCCCAGGCATAACAAGAAAAACCAGAGGACGCAAACGGATGAGTGAGAATA GCATCCAGAACGTGAAACTAAAGTCGACCCATGTAAGAAATACTTCTGAAACTCTTACAAGGAGGCGGAGAGCTGTAACACcggaggaaaaggaaaggacaATTCGTGCAGCTCACATGTTCAGGTCTGATAATCCTTTTTTCCGGGTTATCTTGCGACCATCTTATGTATATAGGGGATTTCTTCTG CACATCCCGTCCAGTTTTGCGCGGACCTTTTTGAACACGGTTACAGGATTTGTCACACTTCAGGTTTCTGATGGAAAACAATGGCCTGTCAGATGCTCTTTCAAGGATGGTAAAGCAAAGTTGGGCCAGGGGTGGACGGAATTTGTTTGGGAAAATAATTTGGAGGAAGGGGATGTTTGTATCTTTGAGTTGATTCATGCAAAAGAAATTGTGCTGAAAGTTGCTGTATTTCGAGTGCTTGAAGATGCAGCACCAACTGGCCAACTTTCAAATTAG
- the LOC18097849 gene encoding B3 domain-containing transcription factor VRN1 isoform X1 translates to MSQAAVKPDGSDSPARKSCMFYKLMVASILQDKKLKIPKKFVNKYGDELSSVATLTVPCGRICLVELQKVNGKLWFHKGWHEFVECYSIRVGYFLVFIYEGKSNFNVHMFDLTVSEIKNPCNSLSQLQESSHDNPCLLPNEKDDGLEKVLGFRPPSPNLLSSITSKNCNEYIHCNWIQSTSTASLEKPHVRTDVYNMRENFQSSRDIGTQFNGMELTSTEDGAGSVIPGITRKTRGRKRMSENSIQNVKLKSTHVRNTSETLTRRRRAVTPEEKERTIRAAHMFRSDNPFFRVILRPSYVYRGFLLHIPSSFARTFLNTVTGFVTLQVSDGKQWPVRCSFKDGKAKLGQGWTEFVWENNLEEGDVCIFELIHAKEIVLKVAVFRVLEDAAPTGQLSN, encoded by the exons ATGTCACAAGCAGCAGTAAAGCCAGACGGGTCTGATTCTCCGGCAAGAAAATCTTGCATGTTTTACAAGTTGATGGTTGCTTCCATTCTCCAAGACAAAAAGCTG AAGATACCAAAAAAGTTTGTCAACAAATATGGAGATGAACTTTCTTCCGTTGCCACACTTACTGTTCCCTGTGGTCGTATCTGTCTAGTGGAATTGCAAAAAGTTAACGGCAAGTTATGGTTTCACAAGGGTTGGCATGAATTTGTAGAATGCTACTCCATTCGTGTTGGGTATTTCTTGGTCTTCATATATGAAGGAAAATCAAACTTCAATGTTCATATGTTTGATTTGACGGTTTCAGAGATAAAGAATCCATGTAATTCTCTTAGTCAGTTGCAAGAATCCAGCCATGACAATCCATGTCTATTACCCAATGAGAAAGATGATGGCCTTGAAAAAGTCTTGGGTTTCAGACCTCCATCTCCTAATCTCCTTTCCTCGATAACAAGCAAAAATTGTAATGAATATATCCATTGCAACTGGATTCAATCTACTTCCACTGCTAGTCTAGAGAAGCCACATGTAAGAACAGATGTATACAATATGAGAGAAAACTTTCAATCTTCTCGAGACATAGGTACACAGTTTAATGGGATGGAGCTTACAAGTACCGAGGATGGAGCTGGTTCCGTTATCCCAGGCATAACAAGAAAAACCAGAGGACGCAAACGGATGAGTGAGAATA GCATCCAGAACGTGAAACTAAAGTCGACCCATGTAAGAAATACTTCTGAAACTCTTACAAGGAGGCGGAGAGCTGTAACACcggaggaaaaggaaaggacaATTCGTGCAGCTCACATGTTCAGGTCTGATAATCCTTTTTTCCGGGTTATCTTGCGACCATCTTATGTATATAGGGGATTTCTTCTG CACATCCCGTCCAGTTTTGCGCGGACCTTTTTGAACACGGTTACAGGATTTGTCACACTTCAGGTTTCTGATGGAAAACAATGGCCTGTCAGATGCTCTTTCAAGGATGGTAAAGCAAAGTTGGGCCAGGGGTGGACGGAATTTGTTTGGGAAAATAATTTGGAGGAAGGGGATGTTTGTATCTTTGAGTTGATTCATGCAAAAGAAATTGTGCTGAAAGTTGCTGTATTTCGAGTGCTTGAAGATGCAGCACCAACTGGCCAACTTTCAAATTAG
- the LOC18097848 gene encoding B3 domain-containing transcription factor VRN1 isoform X2 produces the protein MLGSLEMNVLLDLLRIPDNFVKKFGHDLLGFARLIVPGGHVSRIGLIKADEKLWFHDGWQQFVERFAIHIGYFLIFQYEGNAIFNVHIFNLPTSEINYHSNSLSGKIYLAFEELEDDDSAASSGIPTTQLIVNKSYNPPALQNLLSGSKLNNCLNWGGEENMHLTKSANVSQVANESARNVFAQYNEHKNSQEEVKLYSPDGETPKLKKRGRKRLKVDPNEQQLSSPNEDDGEMSFRFYESASARKRTVTAEERERAMNAAKAYAPDNPYCRVVLRPSYLYRGCIMYLPSGFAEKNLNGLSGFMKLQLPDGKQWPVRCLYRGGRAKFSQGWYEFTLENNLGEGDVCVFELLKSRDVVLKVTVFRVLEDGGLMNHP, from the exons ATGCTTGGGTCTTTGGAGATGAATGTGCTTTTGGACCTCTTG AGGATCCCAGATAATTTTGTCAAGAAATTTGGACATGACTTATTGGGTTTTGCGAGACTCATTGTTCCCGGTGGTCATGTGTCTCGCATAGGATTAATAAAAGCTGATGAAAAATTATGGTTTCATGATGGTTGGCAGCAATTTGTTGAACGCTTCGCTATACACATTGGATACTTTTTGATCTTTCAATATGAAGGGAATGCAATTTTTAATGTTCATATATTCAATTTGCCCACTTCTGAGATAAATTATCACTCCAACTCTCTTAGTGGGAAAATATATCTTGCATTTGAAGAATTGGAAGATGATGACAGTGCTGCAAGCTCAGGCATCCCCACCACACAACTGATAGTCAACAAAAGTTACAATCCTCCTGCCTTGCAGAATTTGCTCAGTGGATCTAAACTTAATAATTGCTTAAATTGGGGTGGTGAAGAGAATATGCACTTAACAAAGAGTGCTAATGTTTCACAAGTGGCCAATGAATCGGCACGAAATGTATTTGCTCAATACAACGAGCATAAGAATTCTCAAGAAGAAGTGAAACTCTACAGCCCAGATGGAGAAAcaccaaaactgaaaaaacgTGGAAGGAAAAGGCTGAAAGTTGATCCCA ATGAGCAGCAGCTGTCATCTCCAAACGAAGATGATGGTGAAATGAGCTTTAGATTTTATGAAAGTGCTTCTGCAAGAAAGAGAACTGTCACTGCTGAGGAACGAGAAAGAGCAATGAATGCAGCTAAAGCATATGCACCTGATAATCCTTATTGTAGGGTTGTCCTACGACCATCATACTTATACAGGGGTTGCATTATG taTTTGCCATCTGGCTTTGCAGAGAAGAATCTAAATGGACTTTCGGGGTTTATGAAACTTCAGTTACCTGATGGGAAACAGTGGCCAGTTCGTTGCCTTTACAGAGGAGGCAGAGCTAAATTTAGCCAGGGATGGTATGAATTCacgttggaaaataatttaggGGAAGGTGATGTGTGTGTCTTCGAGCTGCTGAAATCCAGGGATGTCGTGCTGAAAGTTACAGTATTCCGAGTTCTCGAAGATGGTGGACTTATGAACCATCCTTAA